The window TTCGACGTAATCCTTTTCGATCTCCTCGGGAGGGGCTTCCTGCGCCTTCAGCTCTATGTATATGCGTGGATTGTTCAGGTCGGGGAAAAGGTCTACTCCGAGCCTGTCGAACGAGATGATTCCGAGCAGGAGGATTCCGAGAACGAACATCATGACTGTGACAGGATGATTGACTGAAAAATCGGATATTTTTCTCATTTCAGGTCTTTCTGAGTGAATATTATCGTATTACTTTGACCTTCGACCGGTTGCGAAGGGTCTCGAAACCTTTTATTACAAGGCGGTCGTCCTTTTTAAGGCCTTCGAGCACCTCGATCTCGTCGGGATTTTCAAGGCCGGTTATTATCATCCTTTCCTGCGCGGCCCCTTTTTCGACTATGAAGACTGTCTTGCCTCTCTGTTTTACCAGGATTATCTCTTTCGGGATGACTATAGTCGAGTCGTGCATCGCGACTATGATCTCCGCCTTGACGAACATCCCCGGCCGCAGAAGGAGGTCATCATTTCTCACATCGATCGACGCTCTGAAAGACCTCGTTTCGGGGTCGAGGGTGGGGGAGACCTGCGTCACCTTTCCGCTCAGAGTATCGTCGGGGATCGCGTAGTTCATTATCCGTACGCTATACCCTGCCTCTATCTTTCCGAGGTCCTTTCCGGGGAGGGAGACCTCGAGGTAGAGGTCCGAATAATCCATTATCTGAACCATGATATTTCCGGCCTCGATCATCGTGCCGGAGGTATAATATGGAAGAGTGGTGATGATCCCGTCGAATGGAGCGGTTATGTCAAGTTTCGATTGCTGGATGAGCGCGTTATCGTAATCGTATCGCGCGTCCATATAAGTCCGCTCCGAATTTTTGAGCTCAGTCAGGGTCACTCCGCCTTTCTCGTAAAGCGATTTCTGTTTTTCGAAATCAAGACGGGATGTCTCAAGGTTCAGTTTTCTGGAATCGATCCGTATAGAGTTCTGTTCCTCGATGTTTTCCAGATGGATTATTACCTGGCCCTTCCTTACCGGATCTCCCAGGGACAGCTGGCGACCGGTGACCGGGTTGGTGAGCAGATGGTAGTCGCCTCTTTTTTCCGATTTAAGGGTAGCTTCTCTCGAGGAGTTCACCGTCCCCGTCGCTATACTGAACTGTTCGATAGATTTGAGTCTGATCTCTTCGACTGAGACGGGAGTCGATATCTCAGTCTCGACGCTATCGTCGTCTTTTCCGCATGATGAAAAGAGCAGGAAAGGTATAAGTATCAGGATTGTCTTCTTCACTTCGGGCTCCTTGCTTGAAACCGTTTTCAGTCTGTGACCAGCGATTTGTTCAGTTCGAAATCCCACAGGGACTGGATCTTCATGTCCAGAATGTACTGTTTGTATTTGATCAGGGCGGAGACTTCGTTAAGCCTCGTTTCGGACAACTGGGTCTGAAACTGGTTCAACTGATAACTGGAAAGGTCTCCGTTCCGGTATTTTTCAAGGTTGATCTCGTAGGTCAGCTGCGAACGCCGCACGTTCTGCCTTGCGATATCTATCTGTATCATCTGATTCTCGAGGTTCCTGTAAGCCTGGCGGATCGAGATCAGGATATTATCCTTTTCCTGTTCGAGCGAAAGTCTGTTCGATTCCAGGGAGGCCTGCGAAGCTCTCATCTCCGCCTTCTTTTCGCCCCAGTCCCAGATCGGCATCTCGAACATCACGGAGACCTGCTGGTTCTTGTCCGGAGCGTCATACAGCTCCCTGAACACTTCATTTGTCCCTATCGATCCGTACGACAGGGAGATGTTTCCCAAAAACTCGTTTTTCGTCCCTGCCCGCACCAGGGCGTTTTCAGCGTTCTCAATCGCGATCTGTCTCTGCCTCAGTTCCGCCCTGTGGCGGAGTCCGTTTGCTATAGCGGTCTGAAGATCGACAGCTATATTTTTGTACGTGATGTCGGCGGATATTTCGATATCGTCGTCGAGAGGGATCCCGAGGAGCTGTTTGAACAGGTCATGGGCGTCTTCAAGACTGACTTTCTGGTTCTGCAGGGAGGATCTTGCGTTAGCCATATTAAGCTCGGCCTGGTAAAGTTCCTCGAGACTCGCGATCCCGGCGTCGACCTTGTTTTTGCTTATCTCATAACTGACTTCGTTGTTCTTGTACTCCTCGACCGCGATCTCAAGGCGCATCTTGGTCTCGTACACCGCGTAGAAACGCTCCATTACCGATTTTTCTATCGCCAGTTTTTCAAGGGCGTAAGCGAGCTGTGAATTCTCCAGTTCGAGTTCAAGGGTCCTGAGGTCCATTTTTGTCCGGTTATACGTAAAGATCGGCTGCTGAAACTGGATATAGAGGTTGTTCGAATATGTTTCACTCGACTCATCGGTGTATTCGCTGTAGGAATCTTTCCATGAAAAGCGGTTAATAAGCGACAGGGTGCCGTCCGTCCACTTGACCGGCTGGTCGATCCTGAACGTTCCGTAAGACTCCATTGTCTCCTGCCTGTACCATGTCGAGAAGATGTCGTTGAACTGGTTCGAGTTGGAGTAGTTGATCGGAGCTATCGACAGGCTGAATCTTGACTTCAGCCTCGCGTTCGCCGCCCTGAGATTCGCTTCGCTTCTTTCAAGGCTTATCCTTGAATGCCTGATCCTCGGACTCTGTTTCATGGCGATTTCCAGAGCATCAGTTAGCGTCAGTACCTGTTGAGCCATCAGACCAGCCCCTGGATCGGTCATCAGAAACATTATGGCGAGAAAAAATGTCCCGGCGATCGCCGGGTTTCTTTTAAACATGATCACCTTTCTAGCGTTTTACCCATTTTACAGCGTCGGCGATTATAAACCGTCCATTGTCAGATTTATCGGTCAGTTCGACTGTCGCGGCCCCCTGAGAAATGTAATAGGATCCGAGGAAATTCCATCCGTCTTCCGATCCGTCAAGTTCCAACTGGGTCTCATCGACTCCATCGTCATGATGGATCATAAAATTGTTACTTCCGTATTCGACCGTATCGTTATGCCGCCCCCACGGAGGCCTGATCCTGGAAATGTAAACATAAATATCGTAGTACCCGCTCTCTCCGAGCTCGGCGTTCCAGGAGACTTTCTTCGTTCCTTTTCCCACATTGGTAAAGTGAGCGGATCGGATATATTTCCCGTAGAATTTCGAATCGGTAGAGATCAGCCATCTTCCCGACGAGCGCCATGAGATCATGCCCACATATTTTTCCTCATCGGAGGGACCGATATCGGGAAGCAGTCTTCTAAGAAGACTTTTTTTCGAGGTCTTGTCGAATT of the Candidatus Krumholzibacteriota bacterium genome contains:
- a CDS encoding efflux RND transporter periplasmic adaptor subunit translates to MKKTILILIPFLLFSSCGKDDDSVETEISTPVSVEEIRLKSIEQFSIATGTVNSSREATLKSEKRGDYHLLTNPVTGRQLSLGDPVRKGQVIIHLENIEEQNSIRIDSRKLNLETSRLDFEKQKSLYEKGGVTLTELKNSERTYMDARYDYDNALIQQSKLDITAPFDGIITTLPYYTSGTMIEAGNIMVQIMDYSDLYLEVSLPGKDLGKIEAGYSVRIMNYAIPDDTLSGKVTQVSPTLDPETRSFRASIDVRNDDLLLRPGMFVKAEIIVAMHDSTIVIPKEIILVKQRGKTVFIVEKGAAQERMIITGLENPDEIEVLEGLKKDDRLVIKGFETLRNRSKVKVIR
- a CDS encoding TolC family protein, producing the protein MFKRNPAIAGTFFLAIMFLMTDPGAGLMAQQVLTLTDALEIAMKQSPRIRHSRISLERSEANLRAANARLKSRFSLSIAPINYSNSNQFNDIFSTWYRQETMESYGTFRIDQPVKWTDGTLSLINRFSWKDSYSEYTDESSETYSNNLYIQFQQPIFTYNRTKMDLRTLELELENSQLAYALEKLAIEKSVMERFYAVYETKMRLEIAVEEYKNNEVSYEISKNKVDAGIASLEELYQAELNMANARSSLQNQKVSLEDAHDLFKQLLGIPLDDDIEISADITYKNIAVDLQTAIANGLRHRAELRQRQIAIENAENALVRAGTKNEFLGNISLSYGSIGTNEVFRELYDAPDKNQQVSVMFEMPIWDWGEKKAEMRASQASLESNRLSLEQEKDNILISIRQAYRNLENQMIQIDIARQNVRRSQLTYEINLEKYRNGDLSSYQLNQFQTQLSETRLNEVSALIKYKQYILDMKIQSLWDFELNKSLVTD